A stretch of the Halomonas sp. CH40 genome encodes the following:
- the acs gene encoding acetate--CoA ligase, which translates to MSEQQNVYPVSETFAANAWADEKTYQAMYQQSVDDPEGFWAEQAKRLDWIKAPTKIKNTSYARDNVDIRWFEDGQLNVAANCLDRHLATRGDQTAIIWEGDDPADAKHISYRELYERTNQVANALKELGIQRGDTVTLYMPMIPEAAMAMLACARIGAVHSVVFGGFSPDAVAQRVIGADSKLVITADESVRGGKHVPLKDNVDAALTRDGTDVCKNVLVVKRTGGDVDWNEGRDLWFDDMVDKQSTECDAEAMGAEDPLFILYTSGSTGAPKGLKHTTGGYLAYAAMTHQYVFDYQEGEVYWCTADVGWVTGHSYIVYGPLANGATTLMFEGVPSYPSHGRMGEIVDKHSVNILYTAPTAVRALMAHGDNVMDSSNRDSLRLLGSVGEPINPEAWEWFYRVIGNEKCPIVDTWWQTETGGIMIAPLPGATPLKPGSATRPFFGVQPALVDNEGNLLEGATEGNLVILDAWPGQARSIWGDHDRFVQTYFSTYDGMYFTGDGCRRDEDGYYWITGRVDDVLNVSGHRMGTAEIESSLVAHEAVAEAAVVGFPHDIKGQGIYIYVTLNDDAEPTDELKKELTKWVRKDIGPIASPDIIQWAPGLPKTRSGKIMRRILRKIAANECDGLGDTSTLADPSVVDELIEHRAIK; encoded by the coding sequence GATCAAGAACACTTCCTATGCCCGCGATAACGTCGACATTCGCTGGTTTGAAGATGGCCAGCTGAACGTGGCAGCCAACTGCCTTGATCGCCACCTAGCGACCCGCGGCGACCAGACGGCGATTATCTGGGAGGGAGACGACCCTGCGGATGCCAAGCACATCAGCTACCGTGAACTCTATGAACGCACCAATCAGGTCGCCAACGCACTGAAGGAACTGGGCATTCAGAGGGGTGATACCGTTACTCTGTATATGCCGATGATTCCTGAAGCGGCCATGGCCATGCTAGCCTGTGCCCGGATTGGCGCAGTTCACTCGGTTGTGTTCGGTGGCTTCTCACCGGATGCGGTTGCCCAGCGTGTGATCGGGGCGGACTCCAAGCTGGTGATTACCGCCGATGAATCGGTGCGTGGTGGCAAGCATGTTCCGCTGAAGGATAACGTCGATGCTGCCTTGACCCGTGACGGCACGGATGTGTGCAAGAACGTTCTGGTCGTCAAGCGTACCGGTGGCGATGTGGACTGGAACGAAGGTCGCGACCTGTGGTTCGACGACATGGTCGATAAGCAGTCAACCGAGTGTGATGCTGAAGCCATGGGCGCTGAAGATCCGCTGTTCATCCTCTACACCTCAGGCTCGACCGGTGCGCCCAAGGGCCTCAAGCACACGACAGGCGGCTACCTAGCTTACGCTGCCATGACCCACCAGTATGTCTTTGACTATCAGGAAGGTGAAGTCTACTGGTGTACGGCGGATGTTGGCTGGGTCACCGGCCACAGCTATATTGTTTATGGGCCGCTGGCCAACGGCGCGACCACCCTGATGTTTGAAGGGGTGCCGAGCTACCCGAGCCATGGCCGCATGGGCGAGATCGTTGACAAGCATTCAGTCAATATTCTCTACACAGCGCCCACAGCCGTGCGCGCCCTGATGGCGCACGGCGACAACGTCATGGATTCCAGTAATCGCGATAGCCTGCGTCTGCTGGGGTCAGTGGGTGAGCCGATCAACCCTGAAGCCTGGGAATGGTTCTACCGGGTGATCGGTAATGAAAAATGCCCGATCGTCGATACCTGGTGGCAGACAGAAACCGGCGGCATCATGATTGCCCCGCTACCTGGCGCCACACCGCTCAAGCCAGGCTCAGCCACGCGGCCATTCTTCGGTGTTCAGCCAGCGCTGGTGGATAACGAAGGCAACCTACTGGAAGGCGCTACCGAAGGCAATCTGGTGATTCTAGATGCCTGGCCGGGTCAGGCGCGTTCCATCTGGGGCGACCATGACCGCTTCGTGCAGACCTATTTCTCCACCTACGATGGCATGTACTTCACCGGTGACGGCTGCCGCCGTGATGAAGACGGTTATTACTGGATCACTGGCCGCGTTGATGACGTTCTGAACGTGTCCGGTCACCGTATGGGTACCGCCGAAATCGAATCTTCTCTGGTGGCCCATGAAGCGGTGGCAGAAGCCGCTGTGGTTGGCTTCCCGCATGATATCAAGGGTCAGGGTATCTACATCTATGTCACCCTGAATGACGATGCCGAGCCTACCGATGAGTTGAAGAAAGAGCTCACCAAATGGGTACGCAAGGATATCGGCCCGATTGCCTCACCGGACATTATCCAGTGGGCGCCTGGCCTGCCGAAAACCCGTTCGGGCAAGATTATGCGGCGCATCCTGCGCAAGATTGCCGCCAACGAATGCGATGGCTTGGGCGATACCAGTACGCTGGCTGACCCAAGCGTCGTGGATGAGCTGATCGAGCATCGTGCTATCAAGTAG
- a CDS encoding response regulator transcription factor, whose product MAIAHKFIVADDHPLFRAALTQALRQLAPQAEIVEADTMEATAEVVNRHPDADLILLDLHMPGAHGFSGLIQLRGQMPDIPVAVVSGSDEPYVVRRAIDYGASGFIPKSSSLQLIAEAVGEILEGEVWLPEALAGVLDESSEDETKFAEAIASLTPQQFRVLNMLTEGLLNKQIAYELSVSEATIKAHVTAILRKLGVHSRTQAVIAAQKLEVEPPKVSS is encoded by the coding sequence ATGGCCATAGCTCATAAATTCATTGTTGCAGACGATCACCCCTTGTTTCGCGCTGCGCTGACCCAGGCGCTGCGTCAACTGGCTCCCCAGGCGGAGATCGTTGAAGCCGATACCATGGAAGCCACTGCTGAAGTGGTTAACCGCCACCCGGACGCTGACCTGATTTTACTGGATCTGCATATGCCGGGGGCCCACGGTTTCTCAGGGCTGATTCAGCTGCGTGGCCAAATGCCGGACATTCCCGTAGCGGTGGTGTCAGGCAGTGACGAGCCTTACGTGGTGCGCCGTGCGATTGATTACGGCGCCTCCGGCTTTATTCCCAAGTCGTCTTCCTTGCAGCTGATTGCCGAAGCCGTTGGAGAGATTCTTGAGGGTGAAGTCTGGCTACCAGAAGCGCTGGCGGGCGTTCTTGATGAAAGCAGCGAAGATGAAACCAAGTTTGCTGAAGCCATCGCGTCTTTGACCCCTCAGCAGTTTCGGGTGCTGAATATGCTTACCGAAGGCCTGCTCAACAAGCAGATTGCCTACGAACTGAGCGTTTCAGAAGCCACCATCAAGGCCCACGTCACGGCCATTTTGCGTAAGCTCGGCGTCCATTCTCGCACTCAGGCGGTTATTGCCGCCCAGAAACTGGAAGTTGAACCGCCGAAAGTGTCTTCCTGA
- a CDS encoding PAS-domain containing protein — protein sequence MFHGGLLVAVSLSYIAVLFGIAWYGDRRARTHGASHKRPIIYSLALAIYCTSWTFYGAVGQAATNGWSFASIFVGPILTFLLFWPVLAKMIRVAKHQNVTSIADFIASRYGKAQSLAAFASLVALFGTLPYIALQLKAVATSFSILTDAGDVTKAPLFTDTAFYVAIVMAVFAIIFGTRHTDATEHHEGLIHAVAFESLVKLLAFVVLGSVVTWGMFDGLGELMNFAESQLELQRQLASQDFGQGFWAQTLLAMLAVLCLPRQFHVAVVENTHSDDARKARWLFPLYLVAIAFFVVPLAAAGLWMFGDSDIEADSYVLALSMASGHDWLTLLTFIGGFSASTGMVIVAAVAVSIMISNEIVIPALFRLRWFDTKARDYGRLVLRARRLTIIAVLGMGYGFYQLIAEFTSLASIGMLSFAAAAQFAPALIGGLYWKRGNRFGVIIGMNAGFMIWTYSLLMPAMINAGVLPDAWLLGGPLSQHWLTPTALFGLNLGDPFTHGVMLSLGVNLFCYIFVSQVTSQRVVERIQASLFVDSVETRQTSVNRPWTGATTVGDLKVLCERFLGANQVARAFDDYARRTGKPLEDSTRASIDIIQFTERFLASVLGASSARIVVNSALQGRGIGISDVISIVDEASQVLEFNRALLQATIENINQGISVVDQNLRLVVWNQRYLELFRFPDHLIRVGAPIDRIFRYNAHNGEYGPGDPEEHVQLLLDNIRDGQPHRYVRYRQDGSVLEVQGNPMPGGGFVYTYQDITQQKRIEEALIRSENNIRIYTDNVPALIAYFDKECRYLFTNRAYEQAFGIDRNAVIGKRNDEVLTRQQAEERAPWVARALNGERVSFEVSLMFNDSMHYMLVTYTPHFGDSQSILGFFALYQDITERRQAEIALKETNETLEERVRERTQALSEANAALRQENQVRAEAELALRQAKQLAEDANASKTRFLAAASHDLLQPLNAARLFTSALIQGQHDDNTQRTIHHIDNSLQAAEELLSTLLDISKLDAGALTPRRSHFALADIFQPLRAEFDVMAEDRGLDLNVVSTQQWVDSDPQMLRRIVQNFLSNALRYTQEGRVLLGCRRHGDRLSIEVWDSGPGIPESKLSEIFQEFRRLDQASRHKESEKGLGLGLSIADRMSRVLDHPIKVRSRVGLGTVFAVSVPVVAAREQSSIEEPSRRRASNKLSGTRIVCIDNETLILEGMSAMLSGWGCEVFTATSIGGAKSILRNMDGDPDAILADYHLDNEVTGMMALEALSERLEGAVPGIVITADRTEAVAEEVKRAGYQLLLKPVRPAALRALLTRTLQASRAGEA from the coding sequence ATGTTTCACGGCGGACTCCTGGTTGCCGTATCGCTTTCATATATCGCGGTACTGTTTGGCATCGCCTGGTATGGTGACCGGCGCGCCCGCACCCATGGCGCTAGCCATAAACGCCCTATTATTTACAGCCTTGCCTTGGCGATCTACTGCACCTCCTGGACGTTTTATGGTGCCGTTGGCCAGGCGGCCACCAATGGCTGGTCGTTTGCCAGTATTTTTGTCGGGCCCATTCTGACCTTTCTGCTGTTCTGGCCGGTGCTGGCCAAGATGATCCGAGTGGCCAAGCATCAGAATGTCACTTCAATTGCCGACTTTATTGCCTCACGCTACGGCAAGGCCCAATCGCTGGCCGCGTTTGCCAGTCTGGTGGCTCTGTTTGGCACCCTGCCCTATATCGCGCTGCAGCTTAAGGCCGTTGCCACCTCATTCAGCATCCTGACCGATGCAGGCGATGTAACCAAGGCGCCCCTGTTTACCGATACCGCCTTCTACGTGGCGATTGTCATGGCCGTCTTTGCGATTATCTTCGGCACCCGCCACACCGATGCAACGGAGCATCACGAGGGGCTGATTCATGCCGTTGCCTTTGAATCCCTGGTCAAGCTTCTCGCCTTCGTTGTACTGGGCAGCGTCGTCACCTGGGGCATGTTTGATGGCCTGGGCGAGCTGATGAATTTTGCCGAAAGCCAGCTTGAACTGCAGCGCCAACTGGCCAGTCAGGATTTTGGTCAGGGCTTCTGGGCGCAGACCTTGCTGGCCATGCTGGCGGTGCTCTGCCTGCCGCGCCAGTTTCATGTTGCCGTGGTGGAAAACACTCACAGCGACGATGCCCGCAAGGCGCGCTGGCTGTTCCCCCTATATCTGGTAGCGATTGCCTTCTTTGTCGTCCCCCTGGCGGCGGCTGGCTTGTGGATGTTTGGTGATAGTGACATTGAGGCGGATAGCTATGTGCTGGCCCTGTCGATGGCCTCTGGCCACGACTGGCTGACACTGCTGACTTTTATCGGCGGTTTTTCGGCCTCCACCGGCATGGTGATTGTGGCCGCTGTGGCGGTCTCGATCATGATTTCCAACGAGATTGTCATCCCCGCCCTGTTCCGGCTGCGCTGGTTTGATACCAAGGCCCGTGACTATGGCCGCCTGGTGCTACGTGCCAGGCGTCTGACCATTATCGCGGTACTGGGTATGGGCTATGGCTTTTACCAGCTAATTGCTGAATTTACCTCACTGGCCTCCATCGGCATGCTGTCGTTTGCCGCAGCGGCCCAGTTTGCACCTGCCCTGATTGGCGGTTTGTACTGGAAGCGCGGTAACCGTTTCGGGGTGATTATCGGCATGAATGCCGGTTTCATGATCTGGACCTACAGTCTCTTGATGCCGGCCATGATCAATGCTGGCGTGTTACCTGATGCCTGGCTGCTCGGCGGCCCCCTCAGCCAACACTGGCTAACGCCCACCGCTCTGTTCGGCCTGAATCTTGGCGACCCCTTCACCCACGGTGTCATGCTGTCTCTCGGGGTGAACCTGTTCTGCTACATCTTTGTTTCCCAGGTGACTTCTCAACGGGTGGTTGAACGTATCCAGGCCTCGTTGTTTGTCGATAGCGTTGAAACCCGCCAGACTTCGGTTAACCGTCCCTGGACGGGCGCCACCACGGTAGGGGACCTCAAGGTACTGTGTGAGCGTTTCCTCGGTGCCAATCAGGTCGCCCGCGCCTTTGACGATTACGCCCGGCGTACCGGCAAGCCGCTTGAAGACAGTACCCGCGCCTCGATTGATATCATCCAGTTCACCGAGCGTTTTCTAGCCTCGGTATTGGGCGCCTCTTCGGCGCGCATCGTCGTCAACTCAGCCTTGCAGGGGCGCGGCATTGGTATTTCGGATGTCATCTCCATCGTCGACGAAGCCTCCCAGGTGCTCGAATTTAACCGCGCCCTTTTGCAAGCGACGATCGAGAACATCAATCAAGGCATCAGTGTGGTGGACCAGAACCTGCGCCTGGTGGTATGGAACCAGCGTTATCTGGAGCTGTTCCGCTTTCCTGACCACCTGATACGGGTGGGCGCCCCTATTGATCGCATCTTCCGCTACAACGCTCACAACGGCGAATATGGCCCCGGTGACCCAGAAGAGCATGTGCAGCTGCTGCTGGATAATATCCGCGATGGGCAACCCCACCGCTACGTGCGTTACCGCCAGGATGGCAGCGTTCTGGAAGTACAGGGCAACCCCATGCCGGGCGGCGGCTTTGTGTATACCTATCAGGATATTACTCAGCAGAAGCGGATCGAAGAAGCCTTGATCCGCTCGGAAAACAATATCCGTATCTACACCGATAACGTTCCGGCCCTGATCGCCTATTTCGATAAGGAATGCCGCTACCTGTTTACCAATCGCGCCTACGAACAGGCCTTCGGAATTGACCGCAACGCCGTGATTGGCAAGCGCAATGACGAGGTGCTCACCCGGCAACAGGCCGAGGAGCGCGCGCCCTGGGTGGCGCGCGCCCTGAACGGCGAGCGGGTCAGTTTTGAAGTGTCTTTAATGTTCAATGACAGCATGCATTACATGCTGGTGACCTATACGCCGCACTTCGGCGATAGCCAATCGATACTCGGCTTTTTTGCGCTGTATCAGGATATTACCGAGCGGCGTCAGGCAGAAATCGCCCTCAAGGAAACCAACGAGACCCTGGAAGAACGGGTGCGCGAGCGGACCCAAGCGCTTTCCGAAGCCAATGCCGCCCTGCGCCAGGAAAACCAGGTACGCGCCGAGGCTGAGCTGGCCCTACGCCAGGCCAAGCAGCTGGCAGAAGATGCCAATGCGTCCAAGACCCGTTTTCTGGCCGCTGCCAGCCACGACCTGCTGCAGCCGCTCAATGCGGCTCGTCTGTTTACATCGGCACTGATCCAGGGTCAACATGACGACAACACCCAGCGCACTATCCATCATATCGATAATTCCCTGCAGGCGGCCGAAGAGCTACTCAGCACCCTCCTGGATATCTCCAAACTGGATGCCGGTGCCCTGACCCCACGGCGCAGCCATTTTGCCCTGGCCGATATTTTTCAGCCATTGCGGGCTGAATTCGATGTCATGGCGGAAGATCGCGGCCTGGATCTGAATGTGGTATCCACTCAGCAATGGGTTGATTCCGACCCCCAGATGCTACGCCGCATTGTGCAGAACTTTCTCTCCAATGCCTTGCGTTATACTCAGGAAGGCCGTGTGCTACTCGGCTGCCGCCGTCATGGCGACCGGTTGAGCATAGAAGTATGGGATAGCGGCCCTGGCATTCCGGAATCCAAGCTATCCGAGATATTCCAGGAATTCCGCCGCCTTGATCAGGCTTCTCGGCATAAAGAAAGTGAAAAGGGGCTTGGGCTGGGTCTTTCGATTGCTGACCGTATGAGCCGTGTGCTGGATCACCCTATCAAGGTGCGTTCCCGAGTCGGCCTGGGTACCGTCTTTGCGGTTAGCGTGCCGGTTGTTGCCGCACGCGAACAGAGCAGCATCGAAGAACCCAGTCGGCGCCGTGCCAGCAATAAGCTCTCAGGCACACGTATCGTCTGTATCGACAATGAAACGCTGATTCTTGAAGGTATGAGCGCCATGTTGAGCGGCTGGGGGTGTGAAGTCTTTACCGCTACCAGTATCGGCGGTGCCAAGTCCATTTTGCGCAACATGGACGGTGATCCGGATGCGATTCTGGCCGATTACCATCTGGATAATGAAGTGACCGGCATGATGGCACTTGAGGCTCTGAGTGAGCGGCTGGAAGGCGCGGTTCCCGGCATTGTGATTACCGCCGACCGTACCGAGGCGGTTGCTGAAGAAGTTAAACGTGCAGGCTACCAGCTACTGCTCAAACCGGTACGCCCCGCCGCCTTGCGCGCCCTACTCACCAGAACGCTACAGGCAAGCAGGGCGGGTGAGGCGTGA
- a CDS encoding transcriptional regulator, which yields MHALVEQATTHWAYLAPLLSDPTTEAEYDARANALDEILDLIGDDESHPLASLAERLGDVIESYDRQHRPMPDAPANEVLRYLMQEHQISQSQLPEVGPQPVVSEILNGHRKLNWRQICELSERFKISTDSFKEPVKKLASI from the coding sequence ATGCACGCACTCGTTGAACAGGCGACAACACACTGGGCTTACCTTGCCCCTTTGCTCAGCGACCCAACGACAGAAGCGGAATATGACGCTCGCGCGAACGCTCTGGATGAGATTCTCGACCTAATCGGAGATGATGAATCACACCCATTAGCTAGTCTTGCAGAACGCTTGGGAGATGTCATTGAATCCTACGACAGGCAGCATCGCCCAATGCCTGATGCACCAGCCAACGAAGTACTTAGGTACTTGATGCAAGAGCACCAGATATCCCAAAGCCAACTGCCTGAAGTGGGTCCTCAACCGGTTGTGTCTGAAATCCTGAATGGCCATCGCAAATTAAACTGGCGCCAGATCTGTGAGCTTTCAGAACGGTTCAAGATTTCCACCGACTCTTTTAAAGAGCCTGTGAAGAAGCTCGCCAGCATCTGA
- a CDS encoding type II toxin-antitoxin system HigB family toxin: protein MHIITQKRIWEAKDKYPKAATALDSWYRLMKLNDPKDFNAMKNIFPATDKVGDFHVFDIGGNKLRLIAIVHYNIKRVFIRHILSHDEYDRGQWKKS, encoded by the coding sequence ATGCATATCATTACACAAAAGCGCATTTGGGAGGCAAAGGATAAGTACCCAAAAGCAGCCACCGCCTTGGATTCATGGTATCGGCTAATGAAGCTCAATGACCCCAAGGATTTCAATGCCATGAAAAATATTTTCCCCGCGACTGACAAGGTGGGGGATTTTCATGTATTTGATATAGGTGGCAATAAGTTACGCTTGATTGCTATCGTTCACTACAATATCAAAAGGGTATTCATCCGCCATATTCTTTCGCATGACGAATATGACAGGGGTCAGTGGAAAAAAAGCTAA
- a CDS encoding cation acetate symporter, whose translation MSQFAINLLFVGASFALYIGIAIWARAGSTKDFYVAGGGVHPITNGMATAADWMSAASFISMAGLLASGGYANSTFLMGWTGGYVILAMLLAPYLRKFGKFTVPDFIGDRFYSRTARLVAVICLIVASVTYVIGQMTGAGVAFSRFLEVSNTWGIWIAALIVFLYAVFGGMKGITYTQVAQYVVLIIAYTIPAVFISLQLTDTVIPGIGMFSTHTESGIPMLEKLNQVINELGFRDYTADVDNKLNMVLFTLSLMVGTAGLPHVIIRFFTVPKVADARWSAGWALVFIALLYLTAPAVGSMARLNLATTVYPEMAGQVEDYEAAAENALVYEERPQWIRTWEETGLITFEDKNNDGRVQIYNEGNEDFAETAEARGWNGNELNVNNDILVLANPEIANLPPWVIGLIAAGGIAAALSTAAGLLLAISSAISHDLIKTMINPKISEKGEMLAARISMAGAILLATYLGLNPPGFAAQTVALAFGIAGASLFPVLMMGIFSKRINNVGAVAGMLTGLIATLLYIFTYLGWFFIPGTNMLPNTPDNWIFGISPLSFGAIGAICNFAVAFVVANATAEPPQEIQDLVESVRYPKGAGGAVDH comes from the coding sequence ATGAGTCAGTTTGCAATCAACCTTCTGTTTGTCGGGGCCTCGTTCGCTCTCTATATCGGTATTGCGATATGGGCGCGTGCAGGCTCAACAAAGGACTTCTACGTTGCCGGTGGCGGTGTTCACCCGATCACCAACGGCATGGCAACTGCGGCTGACTGGATGTCAGCGGCTTCGTTTATTTCCATGGCCGGTCTTCTGGCCTCCGGCGGCTACGCCAACTCAACCTTCCTGATGGGTTGGACAGGCGGCTACGTCATCCTGGCCATGCTGCTGGCCCCTTACCTGCGTAAGTTCGGCAAGTTCACGGTACCCGATTTTATCGGCGACCGTTTCTACAGCCGTACCGCGCGTCTGGTAGCGGTTATCTGTCTGATCGTCGCGTCAGTCACCTATGTTATCGGTCAGATGACCGGTGCCGGGGTTGCTTTCTCGCGTTTCCTTGAAGTCTCCAACACTTGGGGTATCTGGATAGCAGCACTGATCGTCTTCCTGTACGCCGTATTCGGTGGCATGAAAGGCATTACCTACACTCAGGTAGCCCAGTACGTGGTACTGATCATTGCCTATACCATTCCGGCAGTGTTCATTTCGCTGCAGCTGACAGACACTGTCATTCCTGGCATCGGCATGTTCAGCACGCACACGGAATCGGGCATTCCGATGCTGGAGAAGCTTAATCAGGTTATCAATGAGCTAGGCTTCCGTGACTACACGGCCGACGTGGATAACAAGCTCAACATGGTGCTGTTCACGCTGTCGCTGATGGTCGGTACTGCAGGTCTGCCCCACGTTATCATCCGCTTCTTCACCGTACCCAAAGTAGCTGATGCACGTTGGTCCGCTGGCTGGGCACTGGTCTTCATCGCCCTGCTCTACCTGACAGCTCCTGCGGTAGGCTCCATGGCGCGCCTGAACCTGGCGACCACGGTCTATCCAGAAATGGCGGGTCAGGTAGAAGACTACGAAGCCGCTGCTGAAAACGCTCTGGTTTACGAAGAGCGCCCTCAGTGGATTCGCACCTGGGAAGAAACCGGCCTGATCACGTTCGAAGACAAGAATAACGATGGTCGCGTCCAGATCTACAACGAAGGCAACGAAGACTTTGCTGAAACGGCCGAAGCACGTGGCTGGAACGGCAACGAGCTGAACGTTAACAACGACATCCTGGTACTGGCTAACCCTGAAATTGCCAACCTGCCACCCTGGGTTATCGGTCTGATTGCCGCTGGTGGTATCGCAGCAGCACTCTCAACCGCAGCGGGTCTGTTGCTGGCGATTTCCTCCGCCATCAGCCACGATTTGATCAAGACCATGATCAACCCAAAAATCAGTGAAAAAGGTGAGATGCTGGCAGCGCGTATCTCGATGGCCGGTGCCATCCTGCTCGCCACTTATCTGGGTCTTAACCCACCTGGGTTTGCGGCACAAACCGTGGCCCTGGCCTTCGGTATTGCCGGTGCATCACTCTTTCCGGTACTGATGATGGGTATCTTCTCCAAGCGCATCAACAACGTCGGTGCTGTTGCCGGCATGCTGACAGGTCTGATTGCCACCCTGCTGTACATCTTCACCTACCTGGGCTGGTTCTTCATTCCTGGCACCAACATGCTGCCTAACACACCGGATAACTGGATCTTCGGCATCTCGCCGCTGTCCTTCGGTGCGATCGGCGCTATCTGTAACTTCGCAGTAGCCTTCGTGGTAGCCAACGCTACCGCAGAGCCTCCGCAGGAAATCCAGGATCTGGTGGAAAGCGTACGCTATCCGAAAGGTGCTGGCGGTGCAGTGGATCACTGA
- a CDS encoding DUF4212 domain-containing protein: MADDKSNAAEYWKANVRTIVGCLVVWAFVSYGCAILFRPLLAGIPVGGTDLGFWFAQQGSILTFIGIIFFYAWKMNKLDEKFGLGE, translated from the coding sequence ATGGCAGATGATAAATCTAATGCTGCTGAATACTGGAAAGCGAACGTCCGTACCATCGTCGGATGTCTCGTTGTCTGGGCATTCGTGTCATATGGCTGCGCTATTCTGTTTCGTCCGCTCCTGGCGGGTATTCCAGTAGGGGGCACGGATCTTGGCTTCTGGTTCGCCCAGCAAGGTTCCATCCTTACTTTCATCGGGATCATCTTCTTCTACGCGTGGAAGATGAACAAGCTCGATGAAAAATTTGGCCTGGGGGAGTAA